ACGATGCCGCTGGTCTACCAGGCGTTCAATTGGTCGGGTGGGGTGTACATGGGGGCGACGATGGGCTCGGAGACGACGGCCGCCGCTGCCGGAGCGACGGGCAAGGTCCGGCGCGATCCGATGGCGATGCTGCCTTTCTGCGGGTACCACATGGGCGACTACTTCCGTCATTGGCTCAAGATGCAGCGGTCGCTTTCCGCGACGCCGAGGGTCTTCCACGTGAACTGGTTCCGGAAGGACGCGAGCGGGAAGTTTCTCTGGCCGGGCTACAGTGACAACATGCGCGTGCTGAAGTGGATCGTCGACCGCGTCCGCGGGCGGGCGCAAGGGAAGGAGACGCCGATCGGCTGGACGCCGCACTTCGAAGACATCAACTGGGCCGGGCTGAAGATTACCCGTGAGCGGCTGAAGGAGCTCTTCGATGAACTCCAGACGGTGGACCGTGCGGCCTGGCGCAGGGAAGTCATGGATCATGAGGAGCTGTTTCTGGCCCTGCACGACCACTTGCCGCCGGAGATGATCTACGAGCGGGAGCTCCTGATCTGTCGGCTATGAGGCTACCCTGAGATGGGAAGAATGCAGCAAGATGCACATTCCTCGTGGTTTAGGAAGATGGGGACAAGCAAAACGAGCCTGATTTTATGACCTAAATCGCTTGACTTCGGGCCATATAAGGACGTATTTTAAAGGAGTGACAGGACTCCCTTCGGGTTGAGTCGGTCATAACGAAGTCCACCCACTTCGTTGCTTTACGGGAACACCCACGCAACAGCCCCCACCGCGCTGCGTGGGTTTCCTTTTTAATGCGTCGTCTTGAGCCATTTGTTGTGGGATGTGTTGACTCACGGCGGCAAACCCTCTAGTCTCGAAGCATGGGATTGATGCGCAACGCGCTTTGTACCTGTTGCCCCTGTTGTATGGGCGATGGTTGCTGCTGCGTTGGATCTCTCCTCACCTAAGCTATCGAATCAGTTTTTACTGAGAGCTCGAGCTTAGACGACCTTCAGGAACCCACGTATCAGCGCTAGTTCGCGATACGTGGGTTTTTCTTTTTGGCACTAGAACAGCATATCCCTAACTAAGGAGCTATATGGCACCCCTCAATCACCGCACTGCAACCGCCGCGCGAATCAATATTGATCTGATCGCCGTTGCGATTGCTCTGACTCTTGCTGCGCTGATCCGCTTCAACGTACTTCCTCCGATCTCCTTCTAGAGACGAATGTCCGCTCACACGATTACGAATCCGGTTGTTGTTCCCGCGCCAACGGCCGCGGCGCGACTCGTGCGCGCGCTGCCGGGGGTGGCGCTGCTGTTTGGAATCGGATTGCTGGGCAAGCTGCTGGAGCATACGTTCACGCAATTGAGGCACTCGCATCCGGGAGTGCCGTTTCCGCACCTGGAGTATGTTCTCTGGGCAATCCTTCTCGGGCTCGGTATCAGCAATACGCTCGGGCTTGCGGAGATCTTTCGGTCCGGGGTCGCCACCTATGAGCTGTGGCTGAAGCTGGGGATTGTGCTGGTGGGAGTGCGGTTTCTCCTGCAGGATATCCTGCACATCGGCGGCCTCTCCCTGGCGCTGGTGGCTGTTGAACTGATGCTGTCACTGTCGGTGATGACGTTGTTGGGAAGGGTGTTCAAGCTGCCGCCCAAGCTGACCTCGCTGCTGGCGATTGGATCGAGCATCTGCGGTGTGACCGCGATTATGGCTGCGCAGGGAGCCATTGAACCGGAAGAAGAGGACACATCGACAGCCATCGCGGCGATTCTGACGCTGGGTGCGATTGCGCTGTTTACCTTTCCGGCGATTGGGCACGTGCTCCATATGAGCCAGCAGGGCTATGGCATGTGGGCCGGGCTTGCCGTGGACAACACCGCCGAATCGCTTGTGACAGGTGCGCTCTATGGCGACGAGGCCGGTCGGTGGACAGTGCTGGCGAAAACGGCACGTTCGGGGTTTATCGGCTTCGTTGTCCTTGCGTATGCGGTGTACTGGTCTTCGCGAGGGCTGGCGCCGGATGTGCCGAACAAGGCGCACTTCCTGTGGCGTAAGTTTCCCAAGTTCATCCTTGGCTTCATCGCGCTCGCGGTGCTTGCGACTGCAGGATTTTTCACCAAGGGACAGCTTGTGAGCCTGGCGAACCTCTCGAAGTGGGCCTTCCTGCCTGCTTTCGCAGGCGTAGGACTGCGCACGAATCTTCGCGATCTGACGAGCCAGGGGTGGCGTCCGCTGATTGTGGGGATCCTCGGCGAGATCTTTATCGCGCTGATTACGCTGGGGCTCGTCTACTGGAGCTACGGGCACGGAGTCGCGCGATGACCCTGATGCGTGTCCATCCTTTCCGCTGTCGTTGTCGCCCCTAAGCGAGAACCAGCCCCTTTTTCCGACAAACCAATAACGCATGCAGCTCGCCGGAGAGTGAGTTGCCGTTGCACATCTTTCCGGAGCCACTATGCAAGGCCCTAGCCACAAGTCTTTTCCTTCACTCGCCGAGTTGATTGTCTTTGGCGCGCTGCTCTTGTTCTTCGCGCTGACTGCGCTTAGCGCACACGCTCAAGTCGTCGGTGGAACGCTCTCAGGAAGCGTCACCGATGCGACAGGCGCAGCGCTCGCGCAGGTTAACGTGACTGTCCATAATGAGGAAACCGGCACGGAGAGGCGTCTGACCACGGACGCAGAGGGACGTTATTCCGCGCCCTCCATTCCTGTGGGGATGTACACGATCTCTACCGAGCTGGATGGTTTTGCGGGTGAGCGGCGCACCGGGATTCCGCTGACGGTCGGGCAGAGCAAGCAGATCGATCTACAACTGACGGTCAACGCAGTACAGCAGCAGATCACGGTGGAAGACACGCCGGCGGTTGTAAACACTTCGACGCAGCAGACGTCGGGACTGGTCGATGAGAGGCAGATCAAGCAGCTTCCACTGAATGGGCGCAGTTACGACCAGTTGATTACCCTGAACCCTGCGACGGTGAACTATACGAGCCAGCGCTCGGGTTCGATTGGGACTTCGAACTCCTCCGTCGGCAATTCGTTTGCGATCTCCGGACGGCGGCCGCAGGATAATCTGTTTCTGCTGAATGGAGTTGAGTACACGGGAGCTTCGCTGATCAATGTGACTCCAGGTGGAACGAGCGGGCAGCTTCTGGGGGTGGATGCGGTTCGCGAGTTCAATGTCGTGACCGATACCTACTCAGCGAGCTACGGCAAGCGACAGGGAGCCCAGATATCAATTGTGACTGCTTCGGGCACAAACCATCTGCATGGATCGGTGTATGAGTTTCTCCGGAACTCGGCGCTCGATGCACGGAACTACTTTGACCAGTCGCATGTTCCGGAGTTTCAGCGCAACAACTTTGGCGGCTCGCTGGGTGGTCCCATCCGCCGCGACAAGCTGCTGCTGTTTGCGAACTATGAGGGGTATCGTCAGAACCTGGGCCTCTCCGACGTCACGTTTGTGCCGGATAAACAGGCGCGTCGGGGGTATCTGCCGAATCCATCGAACCCCAGCGGGCCGCTCAAAGACTATGGCGTAGCCAGCGGGGTTGGTCCTCTGCTGAACCTGTGGCCCGCGCAAAATGGCCCGGAACTGCTGGATGGAAACGGCAACCCGACCGGAATCGGGCTTGCTTACTCAAATCCAATCCAGCATATCCGCGAGGACTTTGGAACCACGCGCTTTGACTATAACGTCAGCCCGAGCGATCTCTTCTTCGCGGTGTACACGGTGGATGATTCCGTGGCCAGCACGCCGACGCAGAATCCGCTGTCGACCATCGACGAGAGCCTGCGTGAGCAGGTGTTGAGCCTTCAGGAGCAGCATGTCTTCTCGCCGCGCCTGTTGAACACGGCTCGATTCGGTTTCTCGCGCGCATCGTTCTACTTCCTGGGCTCGACGCCTGTAAGCGTGCAGGGTTGGGTGGCCGGTAAGCCGATTGGAGCGATCGTGATTGCCGGCTCGACGGCTTCGAATGGCTCCTCGCAGATCACCGGAGCCGGTGGCAACGTGGGCAGCAACAATGCCACGACGCGCAACCTGTTCACCTTCGACGACCACATCTTCTGGACGAAGGGACGGCATCAGATCGAGGCTGGCGGCTGGATTCAACGGCTGCAATCTAACGACAACCTCGCCCAGAACCAATTTGGACAGGCCTCGTTTGCATCGCTCACCACGTTCCTGCAGGGAACCGTGAAGACGTTCACAGTTGTACCAAATCCGACGGAACTGGGCTGGCGTTCGTGGATGGGAGCCGGCTATGTCGAGGACACGATCCGCTTCACGCCGCGGCTCGAGGTCCGCGCAGGGCTGCGGTTTGAGTCGACGAACGGATGGAATGAGTCGCGGGGGAGAGCGGCGAACTACGGCTTCACGAACGGAGTTATCAACACAAATCCGACAGTGAGCGCTTCGGCGCTGACCAGCAATCGCGCGAAGTTCCTGCCGGAGCCGCGCGTTGGTCTGTCGTGGGACCCGCGAGGAAAGGGGAAGACCTCGATCCGCGCGGGCTTCGGTGTACATCACTCACTGCTCGACAACCTCGACTACCGGCTGGATCAGGCCGCTCCGTTCAATACGACGCTCTCGCTCTCGAACGTCGCTGTCTCCAGCCTCAACATCAATTCGAGGACGACGGCATCTGCAGGAAACCTGATCTCGCCGTCGAATGTGCAGACCGACATCGCCACGCCTACGGTGCTCTCCTGGAGCCTGCATGTTGAGCAGCAGATTGCCCCGAATACGTCGCTGACGGTGAGCTATGTCGGCTCGCATGGATATCACCAGATTCTCTCTGAAGACCAGAACGAGCCAACGCCGGTCGTGTGCCCCAACCCGGCCTGCCCCGCGGCGCTCTCTGCGGGCACCGTGTACTTCAACACCACTGCGAAAGCGAATCCGAATGTGGCGAACACGACATCGTGGGTCTCGCAGGGAGTGAGCAACTACAACGCCCTTGAGGTGGATGTACGGCGAAGCTTCGCACGAGGGTTGCAGATTCGAGGCAACTACACGTATTCGAAGAACCTCGACGATGGATCGGCGTGGAACACGAGTGTCAGCGCGAACACTCCTGCGTTTGTCTTGTATCCGTCGCAGCCGAGTCTCGACTACGGCCGGGCGGCGACGGACATCCGGCATCTGGCCGCGATCAACGGCACCTACGATCTGCCGTTCGGGAGCGGTCACTACGTTGGGTCGAACCTGAGTGGCTTTTCAAACAAGGCGGTCAGTGGATGGACGCTGAGCGCAATCGCGGCGCTGCAGTCGGGCTTTCCGTTCTCGCCGCAGCTTGGCTACAACCCGACGGGCAACGGCGATACACGAAATCCCGTGCGCCCGAACCTGAACCCTGACTTCCACGGCAATCTATACCCGCGAAGGCCGCAGCAGTATTTCAACGCCACTGCGTTTACGGCGCCGGCGTACGGGACGTTTGGCAATCTGGGTCGCGATACGCTGACGGGGCCGGGGCTCGCGAACCTTGATCTCTCGCTGCTCAAGTCCACACAGCTTGGTGAGCGTGTGCATGCACAGTTTCGCGCGGAGTTCTTCAACGTGCTGAACCACACGAACTTCGCGACGCCTAACCCGGTCGTGTTTTCGTCCGGGCCAATACAGGGAACCGCAGCGAACCAGACGGCGGTGGCGGTCGCCAGCCCGACGGCCGGGGTGATTACAGCGACAGCGACGGCCTCGCGCCAGATTCAGTTCGGGCTAAAGCTGCTCTTCTAACTCGGAAACAAAAGGGAAGCCGGACCGTCATCGCTGTTCCATGGGAGGCCCGCTTCGTATTGTGATTGGGCGCTGCTAGAGTGGTGACTATGCACGTTCCTGTCGCTCCTTCTGGTCACTTTCTGTTTGCGCCCTCACAGAGAGTTCACTTCATCGGAATTGGTGGAATCGGGATGAGCGGGATCGCGGAGATCCTGCTGACGATGGGGTATCCCGTCTCGGGGAGCGATCTGCGGCGGAGCGCGGTGACGGACCGGCTGGTGGGGATGGGCGCCAGAGTCTTCGAGGGGCACGCTGCGGCCAACGCAGCGGCGAGCGATGTCGTGGTGACAAGCTCTGCGGTGAGCCCGAACAACCCGGAGGTGGTGGAGGCGCGGACCCGGAAGATTCCAGTGATTCAGCGCGCGGAGATGTTGGCCGAGCTGATGCGGCTCAAGTACGCGATCGCCGTGGCAGGGATGCACGGCAAGACCACGACAACTTCGATGGTCGCGGCGGTGCTCGCAGCGGGAGGGCTCGATCCCACCGTGGTTGTGGGCGGGCGGGTCAACGCTCTCGGATCGAATGCGCGGTTGGGGAACTCGCAGTACCTGGTGGCGGAGGCCGACGAGAGCGACCGCTCGTTTCTGAAGCTCTCGCCGGTGCTGGCTGTGGTAACGAACCTCGACCGTGAGCACATGGATTGCTACCGCGATATGGCGGACGTTGAGGGCACGTTTGTGGAGTTCATGGATCGCGTGCCCTTCTACGGCGCAGCAACGGCATGCGTGGACAACGTGCTGTTGCGAGCAGTGATCCCGAGAGTGCGGAGGCGGCTCTATACCTACGGCGAGAGCGCGGAGGCAGACTTCAGGGTCGAGGTCCTGGAGCGGGAGACGGACTGTTTCTCGCGATTCGCCGTGCACTACAACGGGACCAGGCTGGGGCCGTTCCGGCTGCATGTTCCGGGGAGGCACAACGTACTGAACGCGGCGGCGGCGGTGGCGATTGGCGTGCAACTGTCTGTTGCGCCGGAGCAGATCGTGACCGGGCTGGACAGCTTTCGCGGAGTCGACCGGCGGTTCCAGGTGAAGGGCGTCGTGCGCGGTGTGACCGTAGTGGACGACTACGGGCATCATCCGACGGAGATTCTTGCGACGCTTAAGGCCGCAGGAGAGTGTGGGTATAAGCGGGTGCTGGTGCTGTTTCAGCCGCACCGGTATTCGCGGACGCGGGACCTGATGACCGAGTTCGCCGGAGCCTTCAAAGATGCCGACCGGGTTGAGGTGCTGGATATCTACGCCGCGAG
The Edaphobacter bradus genome window above contains:
- a CDS encoding TonB-dependent receptor; translated protein: MQGPSHKSFPSLAELIVFGALLLFFALTALSAHAQVVGGTLSGSVTDATGAALAQVNVTVHNEETGTERRLTTDAEGRYSAPSIPVGMYTISTELDGFAGERRTGIPLTVGQSKQIDLQLTVNAVQQQITVEDTPAVVNTSTQQTSGLVDERQIKQLPLNGRSYDQLITLNPATVNYTSQRSGSIGTSNSSVGNSFAISGRRPQDNLFLLNGVEYTGASLINVTPGGTSGQLLGVDAVREFNVVTDTYSASYGKRQGAQISIVTASGTNHLHGSVYEFLRNSALDARNYFDQSHVPEFQRNNFGGSLGGPIRRDKLLLFANYEGYRQNLGLSDVTFVPDKQARRGYLPNPSNPSGPLKDYGVASGVGPLLNLWPAQNGPELLDGNGNPTGIGLAYSNPIQHIREDFGTTRFDYNVSPSDLFFAVYTVDDSVASTPTQNPLSTIDESLREQVLSLQEQHVFSPRLLNTARFGFSRASFYFLGSTPVSVQGWVAGKPIGAIVIAGSTASNGSSQITGAGGNVGSNNATTRNLFTFDDHIFWTKGRHQIEAGGWIQRLQSNDNLAQNQFGQASFASLTTFLQGTVKTFTVVPNPTELGWRSWMGAGYVEDTIRFTPRLEVRAGLRFESTNGWNESRGRAANYGFTNGVINTNPTVSASALTSNRAKFLPEPRVGLSWDPRGKGKTSIRAGFGVHHSLLDNLDYRLDQAAPFNTTLSLSNVAVSSLNINSRTTASAGNLISPSNVQTDIATPTVLSWSLHVEQQIAPNTSLTVSYVGSHGYHQILSEDQNEPTPVVCPNPACPAALSAGTVYFNTTAKANPNVANTTSWVSQGVSNYNALEVDVRRSFARGLQIRGNYTYSKNLDDGSAWNTSVSANTPAFVLYPSQPSLDYGRAATDIRHLAAINGTYDLPFGSGHYVGSNLSGFSNKAVSGWTLSAIAALQSGFPFSPQLGYNPTGNGDTRNPVRPNLNPDFHGNLYPRRPQQYFNATAFTAPAYGTFGNLGRDTLTGPGLANLDLSLLKSTQLGERVHAQFRAEFFNVLNHTNFATPNPVVFSSGPIQGTAANQTAVAVASPTAGVITATATASRQIQFGLKLLF
- a CDS encoding YeiH family protein, whose amino-acid sequence is MSAHTITNPVVVPAPTAAARLVRALPGVALLFGIGLLGKLLEHTFTQLRHSHPGVPFPHLEYVLWAILLGLGISNTLGLAEIFRSGVATYELWLKLGIVLVGVRFLLQDILHIGGLSLALVAVELMLSLSVMTLLGRVFKLPPKLTSLLAIGSSICGVTAIMAAQGAIEPEEEDTSTAIAAILTLGAIALFTFPAIGHVLHMSQQGYGMWAGLAVDNTAESLVTGALYGDEAGRWTVLAKTARSGFIGFVVLAYAVYWSSRGLAPDVPNKAHFLWRKFPKFILGFIALAVLATAGFFTKGQLVSLANLSKWAFLPAFAGVGLRTNLRDLTSQGWRPLIVGILGEIFIALITLGLVYWSYGHGVAR
- the murC gene encoding UDP-N-acetylmuramate--L-alanine ligase, with translation MHVPVAPSGHFLFAPSQRVHFIGIGGIGMSGIAEILLTMGYPVSGSDLRRSAVTDRLVGMGARVFEGHAAANAAASDVVVTSSAVSPNNPEVVEARTRKIPVIQRAEMLAELMRLKYAIAVAGMHGKTTTTSMVAAVLAAGGLDPTVVVGGRVNALGSNARLGNSQYLVAEADESDRSFLKLSPVLAVVTNLDREHMDCYRDMADVEGTFVEFMDRVPFYGAATACVDNVLLRAVIPRVRRRLYTYGESAEADFRVEVLERETDCFSRFAVHYNGTRLGPFRLHVPGRHNVLNAAAAVAIGVQLSVAPEQIVTGLDSFRGVDRRFQVKGVVRGVTVVDDYGHHPTEILATLKAAGECGYKRVLVLFQPHRYSRTRDLMTEFAGAFKDADRVEVLDIYAASEEPIEGVSSETLVRAIGTKSVGYARSMADGVSALVKEARDGDVIVTLGAGSVSQAGAAILEGLEERP